From Heteronotia binoei isolate CCM8104 ecotype False Entrance Well chromosome 12, APGP_CSIRO_Hbin_v1, whole genome shotgun sequence, the proteins below share one genomic window:
- the LOC132580349 gene encoding lipocalin-15-like translates to MKIMLLSLVMVLHWAACAQADVALQPDFDLQKFAGLWHVMGGASNCPVFQAMRDIMDTSAAIVTPLSNGDMRILTGFPFPEECKKVDRVYKKTEQSGRFFHADDMTKRDLRVMDTDYDNYAFLYTFKETEDDPSTTTIQIYTRNPVVSPEMMEKFKKHCHDVGLTDDLMAMLPQSDKCVKALSG, encoded by the exons ATGAAGATCATGCTGCTGAGTCTTGTGATGGTCCTACATTGGGCAGCCTGTGCTCAGGCTGATGTTGCTCTGCAACCAGATTTTGACCTCCAAAAG TTTGCAGGGCTGTGGCATGTTATGGGTGGGGCATCAAACTGCCCTGTATTCCAGGCTATGAGGGACATAATGGATACATCTGCTGCCATTGTTACACCCCTCTCAAATGGAGACATGAGGATCCTGACTGGTTTTCCTTT CCCCGAGGAATGCAAGAAGGTAGACAGAGTTTATAAGAAGACAGAACAGTCTGGACGCTTCTTCCATGCTG ATGATATGACCAAGAGAGATCTGCGTGTGATGGATACAGACTATGACAACTATGCTTTCCTGTACACCTTTAAGGAGACTGAAGATGATCCCAGCACCACCACCATTCAGATATACA CCAGAAACCCTGTTGTAAGTCCAGAGATGATGGAGAAATTCAAGAAACATTGTCATGATGTGGGGCTCACCGATGATTTGATGGCGATGTTACCCCAATCTG ATAAATGTGTCAAGGCTCTCAG TGGCTGA